ACTGATCAGGTTGAAACGGGCATGCAGGCCGCCGATGGCCAGGGGAACGGTGCAGCCGGAGGCCATGCCGTGGTGGGCACGCAGGATCATGACGCGGCGTTGTTCGCCGGTGTCGTAGTCCGGCAGGGTCATGAGGGACCGCCAGTCCAGGGGTAACTGATGGTTCAGGGCATAGTGGACCAGCGGGTCGGTATTGATCAGGTGCTCGTCCCGGTAAAGTTGAACCCAGTCGTCGGCCAGATTATGCAGGCGCAGTGGTTCGGACTGATTCAGAGATACCGTGCTGTTGATGACAAAAAAATAGCAGTGGAAGCCGTGTTCACGAATGAAGTACTCCACCGCGGTGTGCAAACGTGTAAGACGTGTAAGGCGGGTGATAGCCAGGATCTGGGCCACCACGCTTTTGTCGTAGAACATCCCCCTGAGCCTTCCCTGTGGTTTATGGGTGTTCGTTTTATGATTTTGATTCTCGGATTTTCATAACAGGTTAGGCAGTAAGTGTTGCGGTTTCATGATGATTGCCCTGTTCTTTCTTACAGTTTTGCATGAGGGGAAATTTCACCGCTGTGACATGGGGAAAGGGAAGGCCGATTGTCATAAATTCTGTCACCTGCCGGTAATCGATTTGCCATTGTGCTCTCTTATGGTGCCCGATCTTTAGCAGGGTCTTTGCCCTGACATTGGTTTATCGATTCGGGAGAACATCATGGGAGCTTGCGTTCGCCACGCGGGCCGATGGCGTGCGGCTGTATTGCCAGCGTTGATCGCGTCCTTGCTGGCCGGTTGTGGTGGGGATACCGACACCAAATTCGTCGACAAGATTGTCGACGTGCCGGTGGAAGAGGACGTCCCCTATGTGGAGGACCTCTCCGGTGCGGAAACCTTTACCGCGAATATAATCGCCGCGCCGGATGGCGCCGACGACCAGTTCCAGCCGCACCCGGCCCCGGTGGTCAATGGGGTGACCGAACGGGAGCAAGAGAAGGAACCGACGGTAATCAGCGATTACCAGCGTTTTCAGATCAACACTGATCTGAGTCTGACCAGCGGCCGTCTGAATCACGTTCGCGATGAAGGCATCTTCAGTGCTGAATTCACCACCGGCGGCAGTCTCTCTCTGGTGCCGCTGACCCGTTCCAACGGTCAGTTCTCCTTCGAGCGCACCACCGCGTCCGCCAACCATGCCATCGACAACGGCCAGAACGTGATTCTGGCGGTGAACGCCGATCCCTATAACATGACCCAGGGCTGGAACATGGGTCTGATCAAAAAGGACGGGGTCACCTACACGGGGTTTTCCGATCGCAACGAACAGGCGATCGTGGTCTACCAGGACGGCTCGCCCGGCATTCTGGAACAGGTGCCGGAGTTCACCCTGAACGTATACCACAACGGCCAGCTGCTGGAGCCGCTGGGCAAGGTGCATTACTTCGATAACGCCAGCCAGACCAACACCAGCTTCAGCCGTGGTAGTTCCGAGCTGGAGCTGTACCCGGCGGAAAGCTACCGCGGCACCATCGATCTGACCGGTCGCAGCGCCGCGCTGATCGCCGCCGAGGCCAATGGCGTCAGCGTGGTGGAGCGAGGCGATGGACAACTGAGCGTGCAATTGCCGCCACTGTCCGGAACTGTGGTGGGGCGCGTGGAAGATCGCGCCCACTACGTGGTTCCCGCCGGTCATGCGTTGCTGGTGGATGGCGGCGCGCTGTCCGCGGGCAGCCGGGTGGCTATCCGTTACGAAACCGACGATCCGTCCTGGGACCAGGTGGAAAGCGCCTTGGGGGCCGGCTTCGGTCGGGGTCTGTTGGTGAAGGACGGTCAGCTTGGCAGCAATCAGAATGAAGCCGACGTCAGCAGCCGTACCGCTTTCGGCATTCGCGCCGACGGCAGCGCTTTCTTCCTGGTGGTGGATAAGCCGGTAGGTGCGCCCGACGAAGGCATCACCCAGACCAAGCTGGGTCAGATCATGATTGGCTACGGCGCGGTGCAGGCTATCAACCTGGACGGCGGTGGCTCGTCCACGTTGGCGGCGCGTCTGCCTGGGGAACGCTACACCTATCTGGTGAATACGCCTTCCGATGGCGGCGAGCGGGTCACCGCCACCAAGTGGGGCCTGGTGTTGAACGCGGAACAGGCGCGCTACGACGCCAATGAGGTAGCGGTTTACCCCCGGGAACTGACGGTGATGGCCGGGTCCGTTTATCGCCGTTTCCGGGGCGTGGGGTACGACAGTGTGTCCTGGGAAGGGGGTGGTGACATCCCGGAGTACGGCATCAGCGATGCGTCCCTGGGATTGATCGACAGCCGCACCGGTGCTTTTAAGGCCGCCGATGCGGACGCACAAGGGTACGTGGTGGTTCAGGTCGGTGAGCAAAAGGGCGTGGCCCGAGTGCGTGTCACCGATACCATCGATGAGATCCGCTTCCCCAGCGATCAGTACGCGGTGGACAGCGGCGGCAGTCTGCAACTGACGCCGCTGCTTATCAGCAACGGCGACAGCGTGCACTACTCCACCGACGCGATCAGCTATGCGTTGGATAACACCGACGATTGCGCTCTGAATCCTGCAACCGGCGTGCTATCCGTGGCGCCGGTACAAGGCCGCAGCTGTACCGTTACCGCCACCGCCGCCGGCGAGAGCGCCACTACCGTGGTGAACATCGGTGTGGCGCCGGAGCTGGTGACCGACTTCGAGGGTGACACCAGCGCCTTTGCGCCGGGCGGTGCGCGACACAATGCGGTGAATATCGAGAAAGTCTCCGACCAGGTATTCGCCGGCGACTATTCCATGAAGCTGAGCTGGGAAGCAAACCCGGCTCAGCCGGGGACGTTCGGTGCTTACCTGACCGACCCAAATAATGTTGTCAAATTGCCCGGCTATCCCAAGTATCTGGGTGTGAACGTTTATATCCCCGATGAACTGGCCGGCAAGGTGTGGTGGGTGCGCGGCAGTCTCAAGGATGCCGACGACAAGACCGTCACCTTGAACTACAACAACGACGGCGACGCCTTGCCGGAACGGGGCTGGCATTTCATGAAGGCGGAAATCGGTTCCGGCTACAGGGAACCACTGCGTTTCAATCAGCCGTTCCGCTTCCTGGTGTTGAAGACCGCCGAGCGCATCGACTCCCACGTGATTCTGGATGACTTCATTGCCATCTACAGCGATGACACTGATCTCGCCGGTCCCGGTGTGACGGTGTCGCCGCAAGCGGACGCCACGGTGGATCAGCCCGATCCGTTGTTGTCCCTGCAGGTGCATGACGATTCCGGTGTGGATTTCGGCAGCGCCTATGTGGCCCTGGATGGTCAGGACGTTTCCGCGTCGCTCACCAACAATGGCCAGGACCGTATCGAATTCCAGAGCGCCGGTCTGGCGGACGGCTGGCACCGGGTGGACTACCGCGTGGCGGATACCAACGGCAACGTCACCGCCGGGGATTATCTGTTCCAGGTGCTGACCGGCGGCCCGCGCGTTTACATCGACAGTGCCAATATCCAGTTCTACCCCGGCGGCACCTTCCAGGTACCGATTCGCGTGGAGGGCGGCGGCAACTTCGGTGACTTGAATCTGAGTCTCGACTACGACGCCACCAAAGCCGCCATGACGGTGATCGATGGCGACCTGAGCGCCACCGATGTCAGCACCACGGAAGGCAACTGGAGCGGACGCTTTACCGGATTCAATGACAATACCGGCGTGGTGGCGTATCTGGAACTGAAGGTGCGCGACTACATCCAGAACACCTTCGTGTCCGTGGTGGTGAACGGCCAGTTGGATGGAGAGACCTACTACCACCCGGTGGTGCGCAAGGAAGTGGGCAGCCGTTATCGTTTGCTGACTCACTGGGGCATCAGCGGCCAGCAATTGGACATGCTGGTGGTGGATCAGCAGGGCAACGCCGCCTCCGGGGTAACGGTGGAGACCTTCACCTACAACAGTGGCACGGACCAGATCAGTGACGTGGTGGTGCTCGGCACCACCGACGCGGAAGGCCGCCTGGCGGTGACCCTGCCCGCTGGCAGCGACTCCCAGGATTTACTGTTCCGGGCCTATGACGATCAGGGCTCGTCGCTGATGACCGATGTGCAGGCCTTGGTGGAGCGGCTGACACCGGCGCCGCGCCACCTGTACCTGACCCCGGGCAGCGATGGTACTCAGGTGAACGTGACCTGGTACACCTCCACGGACGTGAGCGCCAGCGAGGTCGCCTACGGCACCGGTTCCTTGAACCAGACCGCCACCGGTGAATCCGAAATCCTGCCCTTCTTCTACGGCTCCGAAGCGGGTGTGGTGCGGGTGCATCATGTGGCGCTGGATAATCTGACGCCAGGAACCACCTACCGCTACCGGGTCGGTGATGGCGCCGGCAACCAAAGCGCCGAATTCAGCTTCACCACCGACGACGGCGATGACCAGGTGAACATTCATCTGTTCGGTGACACCCAGACCCTGTCCAACGAAAACATCTTCAACGGCAGCGGTCTGGTGACGGAGCTGTATCGCAAGATGCAGGCGCAGTTGCCCGACGGTGATCTGATCCTGCACGTCGGCGACTTCACCGAGGACCTCAGCGACTACCGTCTGTTGCGTTTGTTCCTGGAATCCCTGGAAGGCGAGGACATGTTGGCGTCTCGTGTGTGGGCTCCGGCCGAGGGCAATCACGAGGTCTACAACGAAGGCGCGGAGAAGTTCGCCTCGATATTCCGCTTCGCCGAGACCGACAGTGGCGTGACCGATCCCTTCGAAGGCGCTATCTACAGCTTCGATTACGGCAATACCCACATCGCCGTGCTGACCAGCGAACTCACCGAGGAAAGCGACTGGCCGAAGATGATGGATTGGCTGCGCGCGGATATGAGCGCGTCCGACCAGACCTGGAAGATCGTCATGATTCACCGGCCGCCGTACAACGGCAACCCGGCTTCCGGCAATGGCCGCGTGATGCAGTATCTGCCACCGGTGGTGGACGAGCTCGGCGTTGATCTGGTGCTCTCTGGCCACGACCACATGTACTCGCGCAGTGTGCCGATGGCGGGCGGACAGCCGCACCCGGCCGGTGCGACCTACCTGATCGCCGGTTCCGATTCGGCCAAGTACTACGACAACAACGGCGGCGGCATCGCGGAGTTCGCCGATGTGCTGTTCGACGACAACGTCAACACCTACACCACGCTGCAAATCGACGGCGAGAGCATGCATGTGCTGACGCGCACTCTCGACGGCACCGTGGTGGACGACACCATCATCACCCCACGGGCGGGGCGCTAAGGAGCTGACCATGAAATTCGCCAAGACTTCATTGAGCCTGGCCGTCATGGCCTTCGCGTTGACCGCCTGTGGCGGCGATGACACCCGCTATGTGGATCGTGTCACCGAAGTCCCCGGTGACACCGTCGAGAACCCGGTGGAGTACATGCCCGTGGACGGCCACGTGCTGGGTTTCTGGGTCATGGACGCGGATGCCGACTGCGAGGGCTTTTGCGTCAATGATTATTCCGCCTACGGTAATCCGCTGTACGCGCTGGACGGCGGCTACCAGGAACTGGAAACCGCGCCGCGGCCGGAGGAGGGCGGCGCCGTTGGCGGCGTGCTGGGTTTCGACGGCACTTATCAGCTGTCCACCCGGGAAAACTCGGTACTGGCCAACACCGTGATCGGCGAGGCGTTCGCAGTGCATGTGCGGGCTCGCAGTGCCGCCGACCCGCAGGGCTCGGTGTTCTCTCTGGGCAGTCAGGGAGCACTGGCCTTTGATTTGCAAATGAACGGTGCCGCCGCGGTGCTGAACTTCCCGAACCAGGCGCGTCGTCTGGTGGTGGCGTTGGGGGACGCCGGCACCTGGCAGGAACTGTGGGTGGGCAGTGACGGCAATCACGTCACGGTGCAGTTGGATTGTGAGACCGTGGCGGAGTTTGATCGCGACGCCGGCCTGCCGATTCTTTCCAGCCAGGCTACCGGTGCCATGGTCGGCGCCGCTTGGGGGAGCATGGCGCGGACCCCGTTCCAGGGAGATGTGGACCTGGTACGGCTGAGCGGTAGCGACGAAGCGAATCTGTTCTGCCCGGAATCCGACTAAAAGAGACTGCCAAAAAAGGGGGGGGCGGTCCGGGGCGGCATTGGCCGCCCCGGTCACCGTGTCCGGAATATCCCGCCAATGGATTGCTGCTTTTCGGTCATTGCCTGACCAGCCGGTCTCTCCTAATAAGGAAGCTGGCCTGTTAAGGAGAGCCGATCATGACCGTCTATGCGTTAGCCCAAATCACCATCACCGATCGTGACGCCTACCAGCGTTACCTGTCCCGTTTCATGGAAGTCTTTCAGCAGTTCAGGGGACGGCTGCTCGCCGCCGACGAAGCGCCGGAGCAAGTGGAAGGGGAGTGGGGTTACCAAAAGGCCATTCTGATGTCCTTCCCCGACGCCCAGGCCTTTCGGGAATGGTCGCAGTCCGAGCAGTACATCACCATTGCCAGGGATCGCAAAGCGGGCTCTCATGGAGTGGTTTTGCTTCTTCAAGGTTTGCAGTAGCGGCGCTGGGGAGTAGATTGTAGGCATCACTTCTGCAATTGGAGGGCAACGCATGCTGCGTCTTGATGTGGTGATCGCCAGTACCCGCCCCGGACGGGTGGGCAAAGCGGTGGCCGATTGGTTCTACCCGGTAGCCAGCGAGCACGGCGCCTTCGATGCCCGTCTGGTGGATCTGGCCGAGATGAATCTGCCTCTGCTCGACGAGCCCAATCACCCGAGAATGCAGAAGTACCAGCATGAACATACGCGCCGCTGGGCGGAGACGGTGGATGCCGCCGACGCCTTCGTCTTCGTGGTGCCGGAGTACAACTTCGGACCGACACCGGCGCTGACCAACGCGCTCAATTACCTGTACCTGGAGTGGAACTACAAGGCCGCGGGCTTCGTCAGCTATGGCGGGGCTTCCGGGGGATTGCGTTCGGTTCAGGCCACCAAGCCGTTGTTGACCACCTTGAAAATGATGCCGCTGGTGGAGCAGGTGATGGTACCGATGGTGAACCAACATCTGCAGGACGGTGTCTTTGAAAGTAACGATTATCATCGGGACAGCGCTCAGGCCATGCTCGATGAACTGGAACGATGGGCCGGCGCCTTGAAACCGCTGCGCGCTTCGTAATGCCGAGGGAGGGAGAGCATCATGTCTGATCAATCCGATTTCATGGAGGCCCTGCGTTTCGCGCTGAGTTCCCGGGCGGACGTGGACGCTTTGGAAACCGCCGAGGATTGGGCGCCGGAATGGCGGGCCCAGGCCGCCGAGGGTTTGTCGCCGGTGGCGCTGGCGGTCAGTGGCGGCTTTCTCTCCGACCGACTGGCCTGGGCCTTTGCTGGCGGCTACCAATCGGCATTACGGCGGTTGTTGACTCCCTTCCGGCCCCAATTGTTGGAGAACGAATGGACGATGGCGCTGTGCGCCACGGAAAGCAGCGGCAACCGTCCTCGGGATATTCGCACCCAGGTGACCGACAACGGCGACGGCACGGTCACCGTCAGTGGCGAGAAGAGCTGGACCACGCTGGGACCGGTGGTGGACGTGTTTCTGGTGGTGGCCCGCCTCAACGGCCACGAACCGGAAGCCAGGCCGGCGTTGAAAGTGGTGGCGGTGCCGGCCTCCTCCGAAGGCATTTATTTCTCGGAGAAGACGCCGCTGGAATTCGTGCCGGAGGTGCCCCATCAGGCGGCGGCCTTCGATAATGTAAGGGTGCCGCGGGCGGCGGTACTGCCCGGTGACGGTTACAGCGATTACGTCAAGCCGTTCCGCACCGTGGAAGACACCTTTATCGCCATCGCCACGCACGCCTACTTGTTGCGCGAAGCCCGCTATCGCGGCTGGCCGGATCCGCTCATCGAGGCTCTGGCCGCCAATTTGTTCTCGCTGGGCAGCCTGGCCAACGTGGATGCCACCAGCCCGGCGACCCATGTGGCGCTGGCCGGTTTGCTCGGTCAGGGGCAGGCCCTGTATGGCAGGGTGACCGATCAGTGGCGCGGCGGTGACAACGGGGACCCGGCCTTGCGGCGCTGGCTGCGGGACCAGCCGTTATTCCAGATCGCCTCCAAACCACGGGAACTGCGCGTCCAACGGGCCTGGGAACAACTCGCCACCTTGTCCTGAACCCGGGGTGTCCTGAACCGGGGCCCGTGCCGGTCATGCTACCGGGACGGGCCTGTCTCACCGCCGAGATAGCCGACGATCATGTTGGTGAGCCCCTCGGCCACGTCTTCCTGCCGTAGCAACCCTTCGTCCTGGCTGACCTGACGCACCATGGTGAACAAGGTGCTGTTGGCGACGATGAACATGCGCACCTGCAGATCCTCGATCGGGTACTTCTGGTGGTGCTTGATGAAATACAGCCGCGCCAGTTCCAGGAAGTGATCCTGTAGCACGTCCGCCACGCGAGCCGTGGGCAGCCGGTGC
This sequence is a window from Alloalcanivorax dieselolei B5. Protein-coding genes within it:
- a CDS encoding ligand-binding sensor domain-containing protein, with the protein product MKFAKTSLSLAVMAFALTACGGDDTRYVDRVTEVPGDTVENPVEYMPVDGHVLGFWVMDADADCEGFCVNDYSAYGNPLYALDGGYQELETAPRPEEGGAVGGVLGFDGTYQLSTRENSVLANTVIGEAFAVHVRARSAADPQGSVFSLGSQGALAFDLQMNGAAAVLNFPNQARRLVVALGDAGTWQELWVGSDGNHVTVQLDCETVAEFDRDAGLPILSSQATGAMVGAAWGSMARTPFQGDVDLVRLSGSDEANLFCPESD
- a CDS encoding DUF1330 domain-containing protein, with translation MTVYALAQITITDRDAYQRYLSRFMEVFQQFRGRLLAADEAPEQVEGEWGYQKAILMSFPDAQAFREWSQSEQYITIARDRKAGSHGVVLLLQGLQ
- a CDS encoding acyl-CoA dehydrogenase family protein encodes the protein MSDQSDFMEALRFALSSRADVDALETAEDWAPEWRAQAAEGLSPVALAVSGGFLSDRLAWAFAGGYQSALRRLLTPFRPQLLENEWTMALCATESSGNRPRDIRTQVTDNGDGTVTVSGEKSWTTLGPVVDVFLVVARLNGHEPEARPALKVVAVPASSEGIYFSEKTPLEFVPEVPHQAAAFDNVRVPRAAVLPGDGYSDYVKPFRTVEDTFIAIATHAYLLREARYRGWPDPLIEALAANLFSLGSLANVDATSPATHVALAGLLGQGQALYGRVTDQWRGGDNGDPALRRWLRDQPLFQIASKPRELRVQRAWEQLATLS
- a CDS encoding LuxR family transcriptional regulator; the protein is MFYDKSVVAQILAITRLTRLTRLHTAVEYFIREHGFHCYFFVINSTVSLNQSEPLRLHNLADDWVQLYRDEHLINTDPLVHYALNHQLPLDWRSLMTLPDYDTGEQRRVMILRAHHGMASGCTVPLAIGGLHARFNLISEQDGERAWDHVHQFLPYALLLGNVILERTRTLRGQDGTTTAQQREAHCAEALNSRERECLVWASAGHTNNEIGQRLGITERTVVYHISNACRKLRARNRQHAVTRAILSRQLPLEGLPVQFDSQGGGGD
- a CDS encoding phosphodiester glycosidase family protein, which codes for MGACVRHAGRWRAAVLPALIASLLAGCGGDTDTKFVDKIVDVPVEEDVPYVEDLSGAETFTANIIAAPDGADDQFQPHPAPVVNGVTEREQEKEPTVISDYQRFQINTDLSLTSGRLNHVRDEGIFSAEFTTGGSLSLVPLTRSNGQFSFERTTASANHAIDNGQNVILAVNADPYNMTQGWNMGLIKKDGVTYTGFSDRNEQAIVVYQDGSPGILEQVPEFTLNVYHNGQLLEPLGKVHYFDNASQTNTSFSRGSSELELYPAESYRGTIDLTGRSAALIAAEANGVSVVERGDGQLSVQLPPLSGTVVGRVEDRAHYVVPAGHALLVDGGALSAGSRVAIRYETDDPSWDQVESALGAGFGRGLLVKDGQLGSNQNEADVSSRTAFGIRADGSAFFLVVDKPVGAPDEGITQTKLGQIMIGYGAVQAINLDGGGSSTLAARLPGERYTYLVNTPSDGGERVTATKWGLVLNAEQARYDANEVAVYPRELTVMAGSVYRRFRGVGYDSVSWEGGGDIPEYGISDASLGLIDSRTGAFKAADADAQGYVVVQVGEQKGVARVRVTDTIDEIRFPSDQYAVDSGGSLQLTPLLISNGDSVHYSTDAISYALDNTDDCALNPATGVLSVAPVQGRSCTVTATAAGESATTVVNIGVAPELVTDFEGDTSAFAPGGARHNAVNIEKVSDQVFAGDYSMKLSWEANPAQPGTFGAYLTDPNNVVKLPGYPKYLGVNVYIPDELAGKVWWVRGSLKDADDKTVTLNYNNDGDALPERGWHFMKAEIGSGYREPLRFNQPFRFLVLKTAERIDSHVILDDFIAIYSDDTDLAGPGVTVSPQADATVDQPDPLLSLQVHDDSGVDFGSAYVALDGQDVSASLTNNGQDRIEFQSAGLADGWHRVDYRVADTNGNVTAGDYLFQVLTGGPRVYIDSANIQFYPGGTFQVPIRVEGGGNFGDLNLSLDYDATKAAMTVIDGDLSATDVSTTEGNWSGRFTGFNDNTGVVAYLELKVRDYIQNTFVSVVVNGQLDGETYYHPVVRKEVGSRYRLLTHWGISGQQLDMLVVDQQGNAASGVTVETFTYNSGTDQISDVVVLGTTDAEGRLAVTLPAGSDSQDLLFRAYDDQGSSLMTDVQALVERLTPAPRHLYLTPGSDGTQVNVTWYTSTDVSASEVAYGTGSLNQTATGESEILPFFYGSEAGVVRVHHVALDNLTPGTTYRYRVGDGAGNQSAEFSFTTDDGDDQVNIHLFGDTQTLSNENIFNGSGLVTELYRKMQAQLPDGDLILHVGDFTEDLSDYRLLRLFLESLEGEDMLASRVWAPAEGNHEVYNEGAEKFASIFRFAETDSGVTDPFEGAIYSFDYGNTHIAVLTSELTEESDWPKMMDWLRADMSASDQTWKIVMIHRPPYNGNPASGNGRVMQYLPPVVDELGVDLVLSGHDHMYSRSVPMAGGQPHPAGATYLIAGSDSAKYYDNNGGGIAEFADVLFDDNVNTYTTLQIDGESMHVLTRTLDGTVVDDTIITPRAGR
- a CDS encoding NADPH-dependent FMN reductase, with amino-acid sequence MLRLDVVIASTRPGRVGKAVADWFYPVASEHGAFDARLVDLAEMNLPLLDEPNHPRMQKYQHEHTRRWAETVDAADAFVFVVPEYNFGPTPALTNALNYLYLEWNYKAAGFVSYGGASGGLRSVQATKPLLTTLKMMPLVEQVMVPMVNQHLQDGVFESNDYHRDSAQAMLDELERWAGALKPLRAS